Sequence from the Dehalococcoidia bacterium genome:
TGGTCTTCCCCTTCCCTCGCTCGTTGCCCTGGATGTCCTTCACATTGATGGCCTTCAGGCGCAGGCCCGCCTTCCGACACACCTCCATGCAATAGAACCCCAGGGGCACCCACTCCCCCCGCGTGTACTTGTCGCCGATGACCAGGGCCAGGTGCCGACCGGGGGCCAGCAGATCTACGGCGTTGGCCACCGCCTTGGCGAAGCGGTCTAGGAAAGCCTTCACCGTCGGGGCACGGGACAGATCACGGGGGTCATCGCTGAACTTGATGATGTCGTGGTAGGGGGGATGGAGGATAAGGCAGTGGGCGTGGGAGAGGCCCAGACGGTGCAGTTCGTCCCGCACCCGCTGGGCGGTGGAGGGCTCACAGGCGTCCAGCCCCTCCAGCACAACCGTGTGGACGCCGTAGGGGTTTTCGGCCTGCTCTACTACCTCTTGGGCGCGCCTGGCCACATGGGGCACCAGTTCCACGCCGATGCCGTGGCGCCCCAGGCGGCGGCACTCGATGAGCGTGGTGCCCAACCCGCAGAACAGGTCCACCACCACCTCCCCCGGCTGGGTGAAGCGGCGGAGCACCTGGTTGGGGATTTGGGGGACAAAGTTGCCCCAGTATTCGGGGGTGTGGACGCTGGAGGCGTCCCTGCGCCCCAGAAGCCACAGGGAGTCTAAGATGAGGTCATCGGGGGGAGAAACCCGAGTCGTTTTCATCCCACCACCTGCTGGGGCAATCGTTTTCTGCACAGGGGCGTGCTGAACCCTGCCTCTAAGGGACAACTTTGAACTCCTCTAGCAGGATCTTAAGCAATTGGTGTTCGTTGAGGGAAAAGAGACGATGGGGACACACCTCGGCGAATCGGCGTAGAGAGCGTTTATCCACCGCCCCTTCGTTCTCAAAGATGCCGAGGGGGATGAAGGAAATGCCCTGCCGTTCGTACCAGTACAGTTTCACCGCCGCCCGGTCGCAGTGCTCGTTGTTGGCGATGGCAAAGGCGAAGATAGGGGCTCCTTCCCGCTCTATCTTGAAGTCCACAGTGTACGCACCTTCCTGATCGACTTCCACTGTATAGTTTTTGACCACACGATCGGAGGGAAGGATTTTGGCGAGAACACGGGCTACATCCTCGTGGAAGATGCGCCGCACCTCCTCTCGGCGTAGATACAGGAGATCCACCACCTGCTGGAGCAGTTGGAGGTAGCGCAGGAGGCCCTTGCCCAGGTCGTAGGTGGCAAGGCGGATTTCTCCGTTCTGCTCTTCGGCGCCAGCCCCCCGCAAAATGGCCCCAAAACGCTCCTGGCGGGCCGGCGTATCAATCGTGAACTCCAAATCGGCCAGGTGGAAGAGAGTGTGCCCGTGGTCGGTGAACACCCAACCTTCACCCTTTTGCTGAACGGCGACGACGAAATGGTCGCCGTCGGGGAAAGCGAAAGGCGTGTCAATGACCCAGAGACCGGGTTCCACTTCGTTTACACGGACAGCCCGGCAGAGGCTCGTGCACAGCATCTCTTCTAATCGGCGCTTCTCCATACCTATCCCCCTAAAGGAAGTGGTAACTGATCACCGGGAGGTCGCTGTAGAGCACACTCCTGGATAAACTGCTCCCACGCCTCCTCCAGACTGGTGAAATGCGCCAGCACAGCATAGTGGTCATGCCTTTCTGGGTTCTTCTCCCCATAGCGTTGCGTAGCCTTGTGGATATGGGGTTGACCTGCGGGGACTATCTCCCCCTCCAGGTCGTTCTCGTGGGCAGTCCGCAGAGGGCCGTGGTATCTCCGCAATCGCACCGCTCCATACTGAGGGTGGGTATAGAGGAGAACGATGGAGTAATCGTGCGGAAGCAGAGTGTTGGTGCGTACGATCACCTGGAAGTGATGCTCACCTACTGTGATGTCCACACGCCCCTCCTCATGGGGCTGGTGCCCTCCTTTAGGGCGTCGGCGTTTCATCAACCTTTCCCAATAGTCGGCGGGCAAAGGCTTCGGAAGACGCACCAGGAATTCTATTTCTTCATCGGTCAGAGGTGGAGGCATCGCTTCTAACAGCTCTAGTGCCCTTGCGGGCAGCGGCGTGCTCTACGAGGAAGCGGAACAGGTTCTGGAACTGGGGCGGGACCTCCTTCACCCGCTCGGGGTGGCATTGCACCCCCAGCACCCAGGTCTTCCCCGGGTGCTCCAGCCCCTCAATGATGCCGTCCTCCACGCTATAGGCCGAGGCCAGGAGCACGGGGGCCTTCTGGGCCTCCCGCAGGCCCTGGTGGTGGCGCGAGTTCACCCGCACCACACCTCCACTCCCCACAACCTGGGCCAGTTTGCTCCCCGGGGTGATGAAGATGCGATGGTAGGCCGACTCCCACCGCCCATCCCGGCGCTCGGCGCGGTGGCCGGGGATGTCCTGGAGCAGTTTGCCCCCCATGACCACATTGAGAGCTTGCATCCCCCGGCAGATGCCCAAGACGGGGTAGTCCCGCTCCACGGCCAGACGCAAGAGGGGCAGTTCCACCTCGTCGCGGGCGCGGAGCACTTCCAGGCCTGCGGCGGGGTCGGGGGCCTCCCCGTAGAAGGCGGGGTCAATGTCGGGCC
This genomic interval carries:
- a CDS encoding gamma-glutamyl-gamma-aminobutyrate hydrolase family protein (Members of this family of hydrolases with an active site Cys residue belong to MEROPS family C26.), which produces MPRIAVTTTDDRWARPYVEALLPHGAEVVLITPQEKRPPEAILAEVDGLLLTGGPDIDPAFYGEAPDPAAGLEVLRARDEVELPLLRLAVERDYPVLGICRGMQALNVVMGGKLLQDIPGHRAERRDGRWESAYHRIFITPGSKLAQVVGSGGVVRVNSRHHQGLREAQKAPVLLASAYSVEDGIIEGLEHPGKTWVLGVQCHPERVKEVPPQFQNLFRFLVEHAAARKGTRAVRSDASTSDR
- a CDS encoding site-specific DNA-methyltransferase, which encodes MKTTRVSPPDDLILDSLWLLGRRDASSVHTPEYWGNFVPQIPNQVLRRFTQPGEVVVDLFCGLGTTLIECRRLGRHGIGVELVPHVARRAQEVVEQAENPYGVHTVVLEGLDACEPSTAQRVRDELHRLGLSHAHCLILHPPYHDIIKFSDDPRDLSRAPTVKAFLDRFAKAVANAVDLLAPGRHLALVIGDKYTRGEWVPLGFYCMEVCRKAGLRLKAINVKDIQGNERGKGKTTNLWRYRALRGGFYIFRHEYVMLFQKKVTKSDPLS
- a CDS encoding DUF1828 domain-containing protein; amino-acid sequence: MEKRRLEEMLCTSLCRAVRVNEVEPGLWVIDTPFAFPDGDHFVVAVQQKGEGWVFTDHGHTLFHLADLEFTIDTPARQERFGAILRGAGAEEQNGEIRLATYDLGKGLLRYLQLLQQVVDLLYLRREEVRRIFHEDVARVLAKILPSDRVVKNYTVEVDQEGAYTVDFKIEREGAPIFAFAIANNEHCDRAAVKLYWYERQGISFIPLGIFENEGAVDKRSLRRFAEVCPHRLFSLNEHQLLKILLEEFKVVP